A single genomic interval of Methanorbis rubei harbors:
- a CDS encoding proteasome assembly chaperone family protein: protein MEQVNVRWYVEDVSVHSSTVAVAGLPGVGHVGKLVVDHLIRALSAVKVAEITSTLFPPQMYLSEDSVLRLPRNEIFFVPETEDHQALLFLAGDCQSTTPDGHYTLAEAYLRVFDLLNVRKVYTLGGYGVGRMVEHPRVLSALSSSKLKEEVIAAGAVINSEEPVGGIIGAAGLLITLGRLHGMDGVALLGETSGYLVDPVSSTAVLDVLEKLVHLHADRTELTDLAEQMMTDVAAATASAAGSRPPDDLSYIG, encoded by the coding sequence ATGGAGCAGGTAAACGTCCGCTGGTATGTGGAGGACGTGTCCGTTCACTCAAGTACCGTCGCAGTCGCAGGGCTTCCGGGCGTGGGGCATGTTGGAAAGCTGGTGGTGGATCATCTCATCCGTGCACTCTCCGCAGTAAAAGTTGCTGAAATAACGTCAACGCTGTTTCCTCCGCAGATGTATCTGTCCGAGGACTCGGTTCTGAGGCTGCCGAGGAATGAGATATTTTTTGTGCCTGAGACAGAAGATCATCAGGCTCTGCTCTTTCTTGCAGGCGATTGTCAGAGCACGACACCCGATGGCCATTACACGCTTGCAGAGGCATACCTGCGGGTGTTTGATCTCCTGAACGTCAGGAAAGTTTACACTCTCGGCGGCTACGGTGTTGGGAGAATGGTGGAGCATCCGCGTGTTCTTTCTGCTCTGAGCTCATCAAAACTCAAGGAGGAAGTTATCGCAGCAGGCGCTGTGATCAATTCTGAGGAACCGGTCGGTGGAATCATCGGTGCGGCAGGATTGTTAATCACGCTCGGACGGCTGCACGGAATGGATGGAGTCGCGCTTCTCGGCGAGACTTCAGGATATCTGGTGGATCCGGTCAGTTCGACTGCGGTGCTTGATGTGCTGGAGAAGCTGGTTCACCTCCATGCTGACCGCACGGAGCTGACGGATCTTGCGGAACAGATGATGACTGATGTTGCGGCAGCAACAGCGTCTGCCGCCGGCTCCCGCCCGCCGGACGATCTCAGTTACATTGGGTGA
- a CDS encoding CBS domain-containing protein: protein MEKKQVRDYMTHDVISVEAGETIGDVIRLIRTTRHDGFPVVRRNKVVGYISARDIIGEHPLTTVDQKMSRHPIKATSDLTITEVARRIFRSGIQKLPVVDESNALIGIVSNVDVIRSQIERVTPEKVFNFMSTLHTLYGVNTHLKRGTVPIKDIQPTQSCVYQDELEGRMYELKMHLAEPVIAVSFRDRLILVDGHHRAVAAQRLSLPELDAYVVSIDADIELGLEKTAHSMGIYSLADVKVDDSPEHSLVGPTHPGLIPSEKKLVSEYMTINVFSVPVSGTVKDVIRLIRETTHDGFPVVDEASKVVGFIAARDIVGAAAIDSVASKMEKVLLKIYPDSGMTDVARKMFRFCIQKLPVINHHDQLIGIITNADVIRSQIEKVTPEKVFDYIQTLKTLYGVQPVLSSGMVPVSRLMPTQSKVYMDELDGRSYEITKGLAEPLIVVRRQGKLILIDGHHRAVAANRMRLKELDAYIIDIKLEEELGIEKTARNMHLRTLSDVQVLDESRCAFLA from the coding sequence ATGGAAAAGAAGCAGGTCCGGGACTACATGACGCATGACGTCATCAGCGTTGAAGCGGGCGAGACCATCGGTGATGTGATCCGACTGATCCGCACAACGCGTCACGACGGGTTTCCGGTCGTGCGGCGAAACAAAGTGGTCGGCTATATTTCCGCACGCGACATCATCGGCGAACACCCGCTGACAACCGTGGATCAGAAGATGTCGCGCCACCCAATCAAAGCCACATCAGATCTGACGATCACCGAAGTTGCCCGCAGAATTTTCCGGTCAGGCATTCAGAAGCTGCCGGTTGTTGATGAAAGCAATGCCCTGATCGGTATCGTTTCCAATGTGGACGTGATCCGTTCCCAGATCGAGCGGGTAACGCCGGAAAAAGTTTTCAATTTTATGAGCACGCTTCATACGCTCTACGGCGTCAATACCCATCTGAAGCGCGGAACAGTGCCAATAAAAGATATTCAGCCGACCCAATCCTGCGTATATCAGGACGAGCTTGAAGGCAGGATGTATGAGCTGAAGATGCATCTTGCAGAACCGGTGATCGCGGTGAGTTTCCGTGATCGGCTGATTCTGGTGGACGGCCATCATCGCGCGGTCGCGGCGCAGCGCCTGAGCCTTCCTGAACTTGATGCATATGTTGTCAGTATTGATGCAGACATCGAGCTTGGCCTTGAAAAGACTGCCCACTCGATGGGCATTTACTCTCTTGCGGATGTGAAGGTCGACGACAGTCCTGAGCACTCCTTGGTAGGTCCGACGCACCCCGGCCTGATACCGTCTGAGAAGAAACTGGTCTCCGAATACATGACGATCAATGTGTTCAGCGTGCCGGTCTCAGGAACGGTGAAGGATGTGATCCGGTTGATACGGGAGACCACCCATGACGGTTTTCCGGTTGTGGACGAGGCGTCAAAGGTCGTCGGTTTTATTGCAGCCCGTGACATCGTCGGTGCAGCAGCAATAGATTCTGTCGCGTCAAAAATGGAAAAGGTGCTGTTGAAGATCTATCCTGACAGCGGAATGACGGATGTTGCGCGGAAAATGTTCCGGTTCTGCATCCAGAAGCTGCCGGTGATCAATCATCATGACCAGCTTATCGGCATCATCACGAATGCGGATGTAATCCGCTCCCAGATTGAGAAAGTGACGCCCGAAAAGGTCTTTGACTACATCCAGACACTGAAGACGCTCTACGGTGTACAACCGGTGCTTTCATCGGGCATGGTGCCGGTCAGCCGGCTGATGCCGACACAGTCAAAAGTGTATATGGATGAGCTGGACGGACGAAGTTACGAGATTACGAAGGGTCTTGCAGAGCCGCTGATTGTTGTGCGGAGACAGGGAAAGCTGATCCTTATCGACGGACATCACCGTGCGGTTGCGGCGAACAGAATGCGTCTGAAGGAGCTTGATGCGTACATCATCGACATCAAACTCGAAGAGGAGCTCGGCATCGAAAAAACGGCACGGAACATGCATCTGCGGACGTTGTCTGATGTGCAGGTGCTTGATGAGTCGCGCTGCGCATTTCTCGCGTAA
- a CDS encoding RNA-protein complex protein Nop10, which translates to MTGHIRQCPNDHTYTLLNVCPKCGTETVSVHPARYSVQDRYGKYRRLVREWSR; encoded by the coding sequence ATGACTGGTCATATCCGGCAATGCCCGAATGATCACACCTATACTCTTTTGAACGTCTGTCCCAAATGCGGGACTGAGACGGTAAGTGTGCATCCTGCCCGCTACTCTGTGCAGGACCGGTATGGAAAGTACCGGAGACTGGTGCGCGAATGGAGCAGGTAA
- a CDS encoding endonuclease Q family protein: MQKNTDLHLHSCFSMATSPDMLPENILSGCRTKGIHVIGSGDALHPEWRRMWKPFVENAYGITVVPQTEVEDSSRVHHVILAETFDQFAELQELFTPACTHLTTSGRPHLHMNGEAVASAVHEVGGIIGPAHAFTPWTSLFAAYSAPSECYGEESFEFCELGLSADSTYGAGIAEFADVPFLTNSDAHSPTPVKLGREFTRMEVAGDTPKAVLTAIRDNAVVLNAGFFPEEGKYNHTACTRCYAQFSLAEAEALHWKCPHDKGRIKLGVRERAEKLSTLAEPTVRPRYVKMIPLGEVIARVLDVSSPNTKKCAAMYCRFIEAFDNEIAVLLEVPFADLCSVSPEVAEAVVKMREGRVTLIPGGGGKYGSFEF; this comes from the coding sequence ATGCAGAAAAATACTGATCTTCATCTTCACTCCTGTTTTTCGATGGCAACGTCACCTGATATGCTGCCGGAAAATATTCTTTCAGGCTGCAGGACCAAAGGAATTCATGTGATTGGCAGCGGGGACGCGCTGCACCCTGAGTGGCGGAGGATGTGGAAGCCGTTTGTGGAGAATGCCTACGGCATTACGGTGGTGCCGCAGACCGAGGTTGAGGACTCATCCCGCGTGCATCATGTTATTCTGGCGGAGACGTTTGATCAGTTTGCCGAGCTGCAGGAGCTTTTTACTCCTGCCTGCACGCATCTTACAACATCCGGCAGACCGCATCTGCATATGAACGGCGAAGCTGTTGCCTCAGCCGTGCATGAGGTCGGAGGCATCATCGGCCCGGCACATGCGTTCACGCCGTGGACGTCTCTCTTTGCCGCGTACTCTGCGCCGTCCGAGTGTTACGGCGAGGAAAGTTTTGAGTTCTGCGAACTTGGTCTTTCGGCAGACTCAACATATGGTGCAGGAATCGCAGAGTTTGCTGATGTTCCTTTTCTGACGAACTCGGATGCCCACAGCCCGACGCCGGTGAAACTCGGCCGCGAGTTTACGCGGATGGAGGTCGCGGGCGACACGCCCAAGGCGGTCCTTACAGCAATCCGCGATAATGCGGTTGTGCTGAATGCAGGATTTTTCCCTGAGGAGGGGAAGTACAACCACACAGCATGCACCCGCTGCTATGCGCAGTTTTCCCTTGCTGAAGCCGAGGCCCTTCACTGGAAGTGTCCGCACGACAAGGGGAGGATTAAACTTGGCGTGCGCGAGCGTGCAGAGAAGCTTTCGACGCTGGCGGAGCCGACAGTTCGGCCGCGGTATGTGAAGATGATTCCGCTTGGCGAGGTGATTGCCCGCGTGCTTGATGTGTCTTCCCCGAACACGAAAAAGTGTGCGGCGATGTACTGCAGATTCATCGAGGCGTTTGATAATGAAATCGCTGTACTGCTGGAGGTCCCGTTCGCTGATCTCTGTTCGGTGTCGCCCGAGGTTGCCGAGGCTGTTGTGAAGATGCGTGAGGGGCGCGTCACACTGATTCCCGGCGGCGGCGGCAAGTACGGATCATTTGAATTTTGA
- the xseB gene encoding exodeoxyribonuclease VII small subunit — protein sequence MTETPQNQTYESMITELKAIAKQLDDPETSIEDAVRLHQRGLSLIQNCEEFLQKAELSITEVQPEE from the coding sequence ATGACAGAAACACCACAGAACCAAACCTATGAATCCATGATCACCGAGTTAAAGGCGATCGCAAAACAGCTTGATGATCCGGAGACCTCGATCGAGGATGCAGTCCGCCTGCACCAGCGCGGGTTATCACTCATTCAGAACTGCGAGGAGTTTTTACAGAAGGCAGAGCTTTCTATCACGGAAGTTCAGCCCGAAGAGTAA
- a CDS encoding HVO_0476 family zinc finger protein, with protein MDNNNDLIILDCPVCGEEMDFEILKEPPEAVVRCTECGHTMRITLKEPKIYTIKTIISYGTESHTGTIELMEGDICAVGDLLVAEVGDESYGVEVMSIEQNDARRAKLPAEKIDVLWTRLVDKVIIRASLNKGALTIPLYEQVPGDTVYTVDHITSIGGKQFRVTRIKLRKGNVIERKDKFAQAREIKRIYGERS; from the coding sequence ATGGATAACAATAATGATCTGATAATTCTTGACTGCCCGGTCTGCGGCGAGGAGATGGATTTTGAAATCCTCAAAGAGCCGCCGGAAGCAGTCGTCCGATGCACAGAGTGCGGACACACCATGCGCATCACCTTAAAAGAGCCGAAGATCTATACCATCAAAACAATCATCAGTTACGGCACCGAGTCGCATACCGGAACCATCGAGTTGATGGAAGGAGATATCTGTGCAGTTGGCGACCTGCTGGTTGCAGAGGTGGGTGACGAGTCCTACGGCGTTGAGGTCATGTCAATTGAGCAGAACGATGCACGCAGGGCAAAACTTCCGGCAGAAAAGATCGATGTCCTCTGGACACGTCTGGTGGACAAGGTCATCATCCGTGCATCACTCAACAAAGGCGCCCTCACCATTCCTCTCTATGAACAGGTGCCTGGGGACACAGTCTACACCGTAGACCACATCACCAGCATCGGCGGAAAACAGTTCCGCGTCACCAGAATCAAACTGCGGAAAGGAAACGTGATCGAGCGAAAGGATAAATTCGCTCAGGCACGTGAGATCAAACGCATCTACGGCGAACGATCATAA
- a CDS encoding hemolysin family protein: MIEYPNIVIFIILLIISAFFSASEVALVGISRAKVRALSDEGKAGKRLEKLKNNPDHFLITILIGNNTANVGASAIATAVAFTAFGDAGVAIATGVVTLLLLIFGEIGPKTFATRRMERVALFVATPIYYLTLILSPFFWVYDRARRLGKNGGTNVQAVTEEEIREWIDVGEMEGAIEEDEKEMIYSVLRFNDTTAKEIMTPRPDVAVIEDTATLEEAVAHFRDTGFSRVPVYHGHTDNIVGTLNIKDIFNAYTAGNHRVPVKTLMFDVYCVPESKKIDDLLRELQVRRVHMAIILDEFGGFSGVVTFEDILEELVGDIMDESDGDEVADIIEIDGGLYMVDAQARVTLLNEHFSIDLPEDPGSYETVGGLVFSLLGHIPRLGESVTFADQQITIVVTKMRGRQILKLKLILPQISGDEEDISGE; the protein is encoded by the coding sequence ATGATAGAATATCCGAATATCGTTATTTTTATAATCCTGCTGATAATTTCCGCGTTTTTCTCTGCCTCAGAGGTTGCGCTTGTCGGGATTAGCCGTGCAAAAGTTCGTGCGTTGTCTGACGAGGGCAAGGCAGGAAAGCGTCTTGAAAAACTGAAGAACAATCCTGATCACTTCCTGATCACCATTCTCATCGGAAACAATACCGCCAACGTCGGAGCGTCAGCAATTGCGACCGCTGTTGCGTTTACGGCATTCGGGGACGCAGGAGTTGCGATTGCGACCGGTGTTGTGACACTGCTTTTACTGATCTTTGGCGAGATCGGTCCGAAGACATTTGCGACCCGCAGAATGGAGCGCGTGGCACTTTTTGTTGCGACGCCGATTTATTATCTGACGCTTATCCTATCACCATTCTTCTGGGTGTACGACCGTGCCCGCAGACTCGGCAAGAACGGGGGCACCAATGTGCAGGCGGTTACGGAGGAGGAGATCCGCGAGTGGATCGATGTCGGAGAGATGGAAGGGGCAATCGAGGAGGATGAAAAAGAGATGATCTACTCAGTCCTCAGGTTCAATGATACGACTGCAAAGGAGATCATGACACCCCGGCCGGATGTTGCGGTGATTGAGGATACTGCAACGCTTGAGGAGGCGGTCGCCCACTTCCGCGACACCGGTTTTTCCCGTGTTCCGGTGTACCACGGCCATACCGACAACATCGTCGGGACGTTGAACATCAAGGATATCTTCAATGCCTATACGGCAGGAAACCACCGCGTGCCGGTGAAGACGCTGATGTTTGATGTCTACTGCGTGCCTGAATCAAAGAAGATCGATGATCTTCTGCGTGAGCTGCAGGTCAGAAGAGTGCATATGGCAATTATTCTTGATGAGTTCGGCGGATTTTCCGGCGTGGTGACGTTTGAGGATATTTTAGAAGAACTCGTCGGCGACATTATGGATGAGTCGGACGGCGATGAGGTCGCTGACATTATTGAGATCGACGGAGGTCTCTACATGGTGGACGCCCAGGCCCGTGTTACCCTCCTGAATGAACACTTCTCAATCGATCTTCCTGAAGATCCCGGAAGCTATGAGACGGTCGGCGGACTTGTGTTTTCCCTGCTCGGTCATATCCCCAGACTCGGTGAGTCGGTGACGTTTGCCGATCAGCAGATTACAATCGTGGTGACAAAGATGAGGGGGCGACAGATCCTGAAGCTGAAGCTGATTCTTCCGCAGATCTCCGGTGACGAAGAGGATATCAGTGGCGAGTAA
- the xseA gene encoding exodeoxyribonuclease VII large subunit — MAGKGQQTQLTFDTAETDCPTSNIIAPVKENSTLDANVQEVKEPKEPAVLSVSELAERIRDVIDTPLLTNVCVQGEITGYRPHSSGHLYFSLSEHGDESATMPCVMWKYAAKTVAFPVKDGALVQATGYVDFYPPYGKMQFVIKKLEPAISGKTGLYLLKEQWKKQLTDEGTIPRSEAARRCPPLFPTTIGVVTSRTGAVLQDIRNVIGRRYPLKILLAHTAVQGDGAHLQIAAAIASLQGKADVIIVARGGGSFEDLFEFNHPDVVRAIAGSAVPVISAIGHETDTTLADFAADRRVPTPSAAAETVVPDRTVLLQQLEEMRRAIRDNLTERFSNEKTTLSELRGRVDPIRLARKLDQMLQQTADFAERITTALSRRISSERETCKTLKETIARLTRTKISTARLELLAQKEVIQGRNPYKPLELGYALVWKEGKLIRTAANINDCDQLSLQLVDGEVTAVVEKIRYDRNTTEPNL; from the coding sequence ATGGCAGGAAAGGGACAGCAGACGCAGCTGACATTTGATACAGCGGAGACCGACTGCCCGACCTCAAACATCATTGCACCGGTGAAGGAAAACTCCACGCTTGATGCAAATGTGCAGGAAGTAAAAGAGCCGAAAGAGCCGGCAGTCCTCAGCGTGTCTGAGCTTGCCGAGCGAATACGCGATGTCATCGACACCCCGCTACTGACAAATGTCTGCGTTCAGGGCGAGATCACCGGATACCGCCCCCATTCCTCAGGCCATCTCTACTTCTCACTCTCCGAACACGGGGATGAATCAGCAACGATGCCCTGCGTGATGTGGAAGTATGCCGCAAAAACTGTAGCATTTCCGGTGAAGGACGGAGCACTGGTTCAGGCAACCGGTTATGTCGACTTTTATCCGCCGTACGGCAAGATGCAGTTTGTCATAAAAAAACTTGAGCCTGCTATCTCCGGAAAGACCGGCCTGTACCTGTTAAAGGAGCAGTGGAAAAAGCAGCTGACCGATGAGGGCACCATCCCCCGGAGTGAAGCCGCACGCAGATGCCCGCCCCTGTTTCCGACAACGATCGGTGTTGTAACCTCACGTACCGGAGCAGTACTGCAGGACATTCGCAATGTAATCGGCAGACGCTATCCTCTGAAGATCCTGCTTGCGCACACAGCAGTTCAGGGCGATGGAGCACATCTCCAGATTGCAGCGGCAATTGCCTCCTTACAGGGAAAGGCGGATGTGATCATTGTAGCACGCGGCGGCGGAAGCTTTGAGGACCTGTTTGAGTTCAACCACCCTGATGTGGTGCGGGCAATCGCAGGGTCAGCAGTCCCGGTCATCAGCGCGATCGGTCACGAGACCGACACAACACTTGCAGACTTTGCTGCAGACCGCCGCGTGCCGACACCGTCGGCGGCGGCGGAAACAGTTGTTCCGGACCGGACGGTACTTCTGCAGCAGCTTGAGGAGATGCGAAGAGCCATCCGCGACAACCTCACGGAACGATTTTCAAACGAGAAGACCACACTCTCAGAACTTCGCGGACGGGTGGACCCGATCCGGCTTGCGCGAAAACTGGATCAGATGCTGCAGCAGACCGCAGACTTTGCCGAGCGGATCACAACTGCCCTGTCCCGAAGAATTTCTTCAGAGCGCGAGACCTGCAAAACCCTCAAAGAAACTATCGCGCGACTGACGCGGACAAAAATTTCCACCGCACGACTGGAACTTCTGGCGCAAAAAGAAGTCATCCAGGGAAGAAATCCCTACAAACCGCTCGAACTCGGGTATGCGCTTGTCTGGAAAGAGGGAAAACTCATTCGGACTGCTGCAAACATTAACGACTGCGATCAGCTCAGCCTCCAGCTTGTGGATGGAGAGGTGACCGCGGTTGTGGAGAAGATCAGATATGACAGAAACACCACAGAACCAAACCTATGA
- a CDS encoding 30S ribosomal protein S27e produces MVKAIRETRSKFLKVKCPDCEHEQLVFDKASSKVECIVCGRVLAEPTGGKASIKADVVASYE; encoded by the coding sequence ATGGTAAAAGCAATCCGCGAAACCCGGAGCAAGTTTCTGAAGGTAAAGTGTCCGGACTGCGAGCATGAACAGCTCGTGTTCGACAAAGCATCCTCCAAAGTAGAGTGCATCGTCTGCGGACGTGTCCTTGCAGAGCCTACCGGCGGCAAGGCAAGCATCAAAGCCGATGTCGTAGCCTCCTACGAATAA
- a CDS encoding 50S ribosomal protein L44e has protein sequence MKRPVKFNTYCPFCRKHTEHEVEKVKKGKTTGLHWIDRQKARRSSVGNRGKFGKVPGGDKPTKKINVRYRCKECGKAHLRAGYRAGKFELTE, from the coding sequence ATGAAAAGACCAGTAAAATTCAACACCTACTGCCCGTTTTGCCGGAAGCATACTGAGCACGAGGTAGAAAAGGTAAAGAAGGGTAAGACAACCGGCCTCCACTGGATTGACCGGCAGAAGGCACGCCGCAGCTCCGTTGGAAACCGCGGTAAGTTCGGCAAGGTTCCGGGAGGAGACAAGCCGACCAAGAAGATCAACGTGCGCTACCGGTGCAAAGAGTGCGGCAAGGCACACCTGAGAGCAGGATACCGCGCTGGCAAATTCGAACTTACGGAGTGA
- a CDS encoding sugar phosphate isomerase/epimerase family protein → MIRLGASSMFFHEYQPAEIFSGLEKAGLDYVEFWMETPEFWMRGADPVELSNLKQQFSFPKLLAMHAPIFDLNPCSFNPGVAALSIEYTCRSIAMMNSLGGGVVTIHPGKRTAKRPIGPLDRARLTAYLDAVGNAAFGSSVTVAIENMPPAVNAQMVTPAAVRKILDEYSWLSFTWDYAHATAAAPADPFAFLFECGDRMVNIHASSGKASSMHTTLAGTEEGVSLITELKKFGYSGLVTFELEDMNFGRGLGYEDKIAILTKEMEWFSDLRLL, encoded by the coding sequence ATGATCCGTCTTGGCGCGTCCAGTATGTTTTTTCATGAGTATCAGCCTGCAGAGATTTTTTCTGGTTTAGAGAAAGCAGGTCTGGATTATGTGGAGTTCTGGATGGAAACTCCTGAGTTCTGGATGCGCGGCGCTGACCCTGTCGAGTTGTCGAATCTGAAGCAGCAGTTCTCTTTTCCCAAACTTCTTGCAATGCATGCTCCGATTTTTGACTTGAATCCCTGTTCGTTCAATCCCGGGGTCGCGGCATTGTCCATTGAGTACACCTGTCGGTCCATTGCGATGATGAACTCTCTTGGCGGCGGCGTGGTCACGATTCATCCGGGAAAGCGTACTGCGAAGCGTCCAATAGGTCCGCTGGATCGTGCGCGCCTTACTGCCTATCTTGACGCTGTCGGGAACGCTGCGTTCGGCAGCTCGGTCACGGTTGCGATTGAGAACATGCCGCCTGCGGTGAATGCACAGATGGTGACTCCTGCTGCTGTCAGGAAAATTCTTGATGAGTACTCATGGCTTTCGTTTACCTGGGACTATGCGCATGCCACTGCTGCGGCTCCTGCTGATCCCTTTGCATTTCTTTTTGAGTGTGGGGATCGAATGGTGAACATTCACGCGAGTTCGGGTAAGGCTTCTTCCATGCACACGACTCTCGCCGGAACTGAGGAAGGAGTTTCCCTTATCACTGAACTGAAGAAGTTCGGGTACTCGGGTCTGGTGACTTTTGAGCTGGAGGATATGAACTTCGGGCGGGGTCTTGGGTATGAGGATAAGATTGCTATTCTTACGAAGGAGATGGAATGGTTTTCTGATCTCCGATTACTTTAA
- a CDS encoding DUF371 domain-containing protein has protein sequence MEIIETIHCRGHKNVRALHKSTFEITKETDLSPNGDCIIAVGADKGAADLSPELRRALGNSGTILTTTLSCGGVTAVIRSEGFSGITLTHETDLVWRRSTFVCSRTISVYSDHTAYQLPRELVEKLQNEEEMTVTLRAELP, from the coding sequence ATGGAGATCATTGAGACCATTCACTGCCGCGGCCATAAAAATGTCCGTGCACTGCACAAAAGTACGTTTGAGATTACCAAAGAGACCGATCTCTCGCCAAACGGTGACTGCATCATTGCGGTCGGTGCTGATAAAGGCGCAGCTGATCTCTCGCCCGAACTGCGTCGGGCACTTGGGAACTCCGGCACAATTCTTACGACAACCCTGTCCTGCGGCGGCGTGACTGCTGTCATACGCTCTGAAGGATTTTCCGGGATCACTCTCACGCATGAGACCGATCTTGTCTGGCGGCGCAGCACCTTTGTCTGTTCGAGGACCATCTCAGTCTACAGCGATCATACTGCGTACCAGCTGCCGCGCGAGCTGGTTGAAAAGCTGCAGAATGAAGAGGAGATGACTGTTACTCTTCGGGCTGAACTTCCGTGA
- a CDS encoding Hsp20/alpha crystallin family protein produces the protein MQLKPYQFSFSSLGGEIDSLFAEMEARATAIMNQSGAAGLPAAVKSGNLCVFGNDFHVDLCENENEVIVVTDLPGIEKEDITVRLLNPETLLIKTEQRAEIEETDDAGTYHLRERKMGSMQRTIRLPAEVLTECAKASFKNGVMEITLQKKPAEEGVSICIE, from the coding sequence ATGCAACTCAAACCATACCAGTTCAGTTTCAGCTCCCTTGGAGGAGAAATCGACTCACTCTTTGCCGAGATGGAAGCACGCGCAACAGCCATCATGAACCAGTCGGGAGCAGCAGGCCTTCCTGCCGCAGTAAAAAGCGGAAACCTTTGTGTGTTCGGCAACGACTTCCATGTAGATCTCTGCGAAAATGAGAACGAGGTAATCGTTGTCACCGACCTTCCGGGAATTGAGAAGGAAGATATCACCGTCCGGCTTTTGAACCCGGAAACATTGCTCATCAAAACCGAGCAGCGTGCAGAAATCGAAGAGACCGATGACGCCGGAACCTATCACCTGCGTGAAAGAAAGATGGGCAGCATGCAGAGAACCATCCGCCTGCCGGCAGAAGTGCTCACCGAATGTGCCAAGGCAAGCTTCAAAAACGGCGTAATGGAAATAACCTTACAGAAAAAACCTGCCGAGGAAGGAGTCTCAATCTGCATTGAATAA
- a CDS encoding translation initiation factor IF-2 subunit alpha, protein MSERDWPIEGELVVCSVTEVKDFAAFVALDEYEGRQGLIPIAEIARGWIKYIRDYIREGQKVVCKVLHVDANRGHIDLSLKDVNEHQRREKIQDWKNEQKAHKWIGFASADSKVAEKEIEDAMYKEFSSLYAAFEDIVVYGDATMEKFVLPDSAKSALMKVASENVKVPKVTVSAVLELTSSKPDGVNVIRRALRSAEPKVDGAEIEILYLGAPKYRVKVVAPDYKTAEKVLEKAADAAIGVLERADGTGKLVRKQK, encoded by the coding sequence ATGAGTGAAAGAGACTGGCCAATAGAAGGAGAACTTGTCGTCTGCAGCGTTACAGAGGTCAAGGACTTTGCGGCATTCGTTGCCCTGGATGAGTATGAAGGACGTCAGGGTTTAATCCCGATTGCGGAGATTGCCCGTGGATGGATTAAGTACATCCGGGACTATATTCGTGAAGGACAGAAAGTTGTCTGTAAAGTTCTTCACGTGGACGCAAACCGCGGCCATATCGATCTTTCCCTCAAAGATGTGAATGAACACCAGCGCCGTGAAAAGATTCAGGACTGGAAGAACGAGCAGAAAGCTCACAAGTGGATAGGTTTCGCTTCTGCAGACAGTAAAGTTGCAGAAAAGGAGATCGAGGATGCGATGTACAAGGAGTTCTCCTCCCTGTATGCAGCATTTGAGGACATCGTCGTCTACGGCGATGCAACCATGGAAAAGTTCGTACTTCCTGACTCTGCGAAGTCCGCGCTGATGAAGGTTGCATCAGAAAACGTAAAAGTTCCAAAAGTTACGGTTTCTGCTGTCCTTGAACTTACGTCCAGCAAACCCGACGGTGTGAATGTGATCCGCCGCGCTCTTCGTTCAGCCGAGCCGAAGGTTGACGGAGCCGAGATCGAAATTCTGTACCTGGGTGCACCAAAATACCGGGTAAAGGTAGTTGCACCTGATTACAAGACCGCAGAAAAAGTTCTGGAAAAAGCTGCAGATGCCGCAATCGGTGTTCTGGAGCGGGCTGACGGTACCGGGAAACTGGTGCGTAAGCAGAAGTAA